The following proteins are co-located in the Paenibacillus sp. FSL H8-0079 genome:
- the purS gene encoding phosphoribosylformylglycinamidine synthase subunit PurS yields the protein MIKATVYVTIKQSVLDPQGVAVQGALHSMGFNEVESVRIGKVMELNLDTTDRVEAEKRLKVMCEKLLANTVVEDYRYELEG from the coding sequence ATGATCAAAGCAACCGTATATGTCACTATTAAGCAAAGCGTACTCGACCCGCAAGGCGTAGCTGTACAAGGAGCCCTGCACTCCATGGGATTCAATGAAGTGGAAAGTGTACGGATCGGTAAAGTCATGGAACTGAACCTGGATACAACAGATCGTGTGGAAGCGGAGAAACGTTTGAAAGTCATGTGTGAAAAGCTGCTGGCCAACACCGTTGTTGAAGATTACCGCTACGAATTGGAGGGTTAA
- the purN gene encoding phosphoribosylglycinamide formyltransferase, with amino-acid sequence MANYRIAVFASGEGSNFQSLVDAVRNGGLDASVDLLVCDKPSARVVQRAQDAGVDCHLFTPKNYASREAYEAEIVEVLESKKIDLVVLAGYMRLLTSVMVDRYAGRLINIHPSLLPAFAGKDAIGQALEYGVKVTGVTVHFVDGGMDTGPIIAQHPVPILPGDTAESISRSIHAAEQQLYPEVVSWFAQGLVQLEGRHVTVNKPV; translated from the coding sequence ATGGCGAACTACCGCATAGCTGTATTTGCCTCGGGTGAAGGGTCTAACTTTCAGTCATTGGTCGATGCAGTACGAAACGGTGGGCTGGATGCATCCGTAGATCTGCTCGTATGTGATAAACCGTCTGCACGCGTTGTGCAGCGGGCACAGGACGCAGGCGTGGACTGTCACCTGTTTACTCCGAAAAATTATGCTTCACGTGAAGCCTATGAGGCAGAGATCGTGGAAGTTCTTGAATCCAAAAAGATCGACTTGGTCGTTCTTGCGGGATATATGAGATTGCTGACTTCCGTTATGGTAGATCGTTACGCAGGACGGTTGATTAACATTCATCCGTCCTTGCTACCGGCATTTGCAGGTAAGGATGCGATTGGACAGGCATTGGAATATGGTGTGAAAGTTACGGGCGTGACGGTGCACTTTGTGGACGGAGGAATGGATACCGGACCGATTATTGCACAGCATCCCGTTCCTATTTTGCCAGGGGATACTGCTGAATCAATCAGCCGTTCCATACATGCTGCCGAACAGCAGCTTTACCCTGAAGTGGTATCCTGGTTCGCTCAAGGTCTGGTTCAGTTAGAAGGACGTCATGTTACTGTTAACAAACCGGTTTGA
- the purQ gene encoding phosphoribosylformylglycinamidine synthase subunit PurQ: MKFAVLVFPGSNCDIDCYKAVEDAIGQEVDYVWHTATDLSAYDCILVPGGFSYGDYLRCGAISRFAPVMNEVAKAAEQGKYILGICNGFQILTEAGLLPGALIRNTSLKFRCHDTVLKVANADTPFTRDYAPGEEIIIPIAHGEGNYYCDEETLASLQANNQIVFTYGNNPNGSLGDIAGVCNEAGNVVGMMPHPERAVDSLFGSEDGKRMFTSILKAWRDRHDAAVIR, translated from the coding sequence ATGAAATTTGCAGTTCTTGTGTTCCCTGGCTCCAACTGCGACATCGACTGTTACAAGGCAGTGGAAGATGCGATTGGGCAAGAGGTTGATTATGTATGGCACACGGCTACAGATCTATCGGCTTATGATTGTATTTTAGTTCCGGGTGGTTTCTCTTATGGTGACTACCTGCGCTGCGGAGCGATTTCCCGCTTTGCACCGGTAATGAACGAGGTAGCGAAAGCTGCTGAACAAGGTAAATATATCCTGGGTATTTGCAACGGATTCCAGATCCTGACCGAAGCTGGATTGCTTCCAGGTGCATTGATCCGCAACACTTCCCTGAAATTCCGTTGTCACGATACAGTATTGAAAGTGGCGAATGCAGATACACCATTTACACGTGACTATGCACCCGGCGAAGAGATTATCATCCCGATTGCTCATGGCGAAGGCAACTATTATTGCGACGAGGAGACACTTGCGAGTCTGCAAGCGAACAACCAGATCGTATTTACGTATGGCAACAACCCGAACGGTTCCCTGGGTGATATCGCGGGAGTCTGTAATGAGGCTGGAAACGTGGTCGGCATGATGCCGCATCCAGAGCGTGCAGTGGATTCACTGTTTGGTTCGGAAGACGGCAAACGTATGTTTACATCTATTTTGAAAGCATGGAGGGATCGGCATGACGCAGCAGTTATCCGCTAA
- the purF gene encoding amidophosphoribosyltransferase, with translation MSHELTTGPLWTGDYYNEGSGKEGLDKLKEECGVFGVFRHPDAASLSYYGLHALQHRGEESAGMCVSDGSQFNYHRGMGLVKEVFTKDLMQTLTGDISIGHVRYSTSGDSKLTNAQPLVFKYRDGDLAVATNGNIVNAPTIRRELEQSGSIFQTTSDTEVIAHLIARSSKGLVEAAKEAFQRIVGGYAFLIMTNDKLLVASDPHGLRPLTMGKLGDAYLFASETCALETIGAELIRDIEPGELLVLDADGLHEDRFDHHKHRKALCAMEYIYFARPDSDMNGTNQHAARKRMGSRMAIESFVDADLVTGVPDSSISAAIGYAEQTGIPYEMGMIKNKYTGRTFIQPSQELREQGVKMKLSAVRRVVEGKRVVMIDDSIVRGTTSRRIVNMLRDAGATEVHVRITSPPFKNPCFYGIDTPDSRELIASQLSVEEICREINADSLEFLSPDGLIASIQGDNQDDPKGGLCLACFDHDYPTRLDFDGEEKFGCSC, from the coding sequence ATGTCTCATGAACTGACGACAGGACCGTTGTGGACAGGCGATTATTATAATGAAGGGTCCGGCAAGGAAGGACTCGACAAATTGAAGGAAGAATGCGGCGTGTTCGGGGTGTTCAGACACCCTGACGCGGCTTCGCTCTCCTATTATGGCCTGCATGCGCTGCAACATCGGGGCGAAGAAAGTGCAGGCATGTGTGTGAGTGATGGCAGCCAGTTTAATTATCATCGCGGCATGGGTCTGGTGAAGGAAGTGTTCACCAAAGACCTGATGCAGACGTTGACCGGGGATATCTCCATTGGGCATGTCCGGTATTCAACGAGTGGTGATAGTAAACTGACGAACGCACAGCCATTGGTATTCAAATACCGTGATGGTGATCTGGCAGTAGCGACTAACGGAAACATTGTGAATGCACCAACGATCCGGCGTGAGCTGGAGCAGAGCGGTTCCATTTTCCAAACAACAAGTGATACCGAGGTTATTGCGCATCTAATTGCACGATCCTCCAAAGGGCTTGTGGAAGCGGCAAAAGAGGCATTCCAGCGCATTGTGGGTGGTTATGCATTTCTGATCATGACCAACGACAAGTTGCTGGTTGCTTCCGATCCCCATGGTCTGCGTCCATTGACGATGGGCAAACTGGGAGATGCGTATCTGTTTGCATCCGAGACCTGTGCACTGGAAACGATCGGCGCAGAGTTGATTCGTGATATCGAACCGGGTGAACTGCTTGTGCTGGATGCAGATGGTCTGCACGAGGATCGTTTTGATCATCACAAACACCGCAAGGCATTATGCGCGATGGAATATATATATTTTGCTCGTCCGGATAGTGATATGAATGGTACGAACCAGCATGCGGCCCGTAAACGGATGGGAAGCCGGATGGCGATTGAGTCGTTTGTGGATGCGGACCTGGTTACAGGTGTACCGGACTCCAGCATCTCGGCAGCAATTGGATACGCTGAACAGACAGGTATTCCGTATGAGATGGGTATGATCAAGAATAAATACACCGGACGTACGTTTATCCAGCCAAGCCAAGAATTGCGGGAGCAGGGCGTGAAGATGAAGCTGAGCGCTGTGCGTCGCGTTGTGGAAGGCAAACGTGTGGTCATGATTGACGACTCCATCGTACGGGGAACAACCTCCCGTCGGATCGTGAACATGCTGCGTGATGCAGGAGCTACCGAGGTTCATGTGCGCATTACATCACCACCTTTCAAAAACCCGTGTTTCTACGGTATTGATACGCCTGACAGCCGTGAATTAATTGCTTCACAGTTGTCGGTGGAAGAAATTTGCCGTGAAATTAATGCGGACTCCCTGGAGTTCCTCAGTCCCGATGGACTGATTGCATCGATTCAGGGAGATAATCAGGATGATCCTAAAGGCGGACTATGTCTCGCATGTTTTGATCATGATTACCCAACCCGCCTCGATTTTGACGGCGAAGAAAAATTCGGCTGCAGCTGTTAG
- a CDS encoding phosphoribosylaminoimidazolesuccinocarboxamide synthase — protein MALSTAAVLVKAPLLYKGKVRELYDLGEHFLIVVTDRISAFDYVLDPAVPEKGNVLNKLSSFWFELTGDMMENHVVHTDVNQLGDIITDPELLKDRIMVTRKAERIDIECVVRGYITGGGWRQYETSGEVNGIKLPDGLRKNAKLEVPIFTPAAKNDVGHDEDIPMDRMKELVGDALAVELQEKSLRLYEFARDYCDQRGIILADCKFEFGIVDGKVILIDEIFTPDASRFWAKENYELDIEIDSMDKEPVRTYLAGTDWDKNSKPDPLPQEVVETTTARYVDIYNRLTK, from the coding sequence ATGGCACTGTCCACTGCGGCAGTTCTCGTTAAAGCACCTCTGTTATATAAAGGAAAAGTACGTGAATTGTACGATCTGGGTGAACATTTTCTAATCGTGGTAACTGACCGAATCTCGGCATTCGATTACGTGCTGGACCCGGCAGTTCCCGAGAAAGGAAACGTACTGAATAAACTCAGCAGTTTCTGGTTTGAACTGACAGGAGACATGATGGAGAACCACGTCGTTCATACTGATGTAAATCAACTGGGTGATATCATCACAGACCCTGAATTGCTCAAAGACCGCATCATGGTAACTCGCAAAGCGGAACGCATTGATATTGAGTGTGTCGTACGTGGATACATCACTGGTGGTGGATGGAGACAATATGAGACAAGCGGTGAAGTGAATGGGATTAAGCTGCCTGATGGACTTCGCAAGAACGCTAAGCTCGAAGTTCCCATTTTCACCCCAGCAGCCAAAAACGATGTTGGTCATGATGAAGATATCCCAATGGATCGCATGAAAGAACTGGTGGGAGACGCACTCGCAGTTGAGCTTCAGGAAAAAAGCCTGCGACTGTACGAATTCGCCCGTGATTACTGTGATCAGCGTGGCATCATTCTGGCAGACTGCAAATTCGAGTTCGGCATCGTTGATGGCAAGGTCATTCTGATTGACGAAATCTTCACTCCAGACGCTTCACGCTTCTGGGCCAAAGAGAATTATGAACTCGACATCGAGATCGACAGCATGGATAAAGAGCCAGTGCGCACCTATCTCGCCGGAACCGATTGGGACAAGAACAGCAAACCCGATCCACTCCCACAAGAGGTAGTAGAGACAACAACCGCAAGATACGTCGATATTTATAACCGTTTAACGAAATAA
- the purH gene encoding bifunctional phosphoribosylaminoimidazolecarboxamide formyltransferase/IMP cyclohydrolase, whose translation MSIKRALVSVSDKTGIVDFCRELSKMGVEIISTGGTSSLLSKEGVPVIGISDVTGFPEIMDGRVKTLHPAVHSGLLAVRDNEEHTRQMEELGLGYIDLVVVNLYPFQETIAKPDVAYEDAIENIDIGGPTMLRSAAKNHAFVSVVVDASDYSQVLEEVRNDGDTTLETRKRLAAKVFRHTAAYDALISDYLSNVNGDPLPERLTVTYEKLQDLRYGENPHQQAAFYRKPLAAQDTLTTAEQLHGKELSYNNINDANAALQIVKEFEEPAVVAVKHMNPCGVGIGVSIYEAYSKAYAADPTSIFGGIVAANRIIDSDTAGKLSEIFLEIVLAPDFTQEALDILTKKKNIRLLKTGELNAARKRESQFVVTSIDGGMIVQQSDVHSIEASELNVVTDRAPSEEELKQLLFGWKVVKHVKSNAIVLAANDMTVGVGAGQMNRVGAAKIAIEQAGEQAKGAILASDAFFPMGDTLELAAKAGITAVIQPGGSIKDEESIKVANEYGIAMVFTGVRHFKH comes from the coding sequence GTGAGTATCAAAAGAGCGCTGGTTAGCGTATCGGATAAAACGGGCATCGTGGACTTTTGCCGCGAGCTGTCGAAAATGGGTGTGGAGATTATTTCGACAGGAGGTACAAGCAGTCTGTTGTCGAAGGAAGGCGTACCTGTTATCGGAATTTCGGATGTGACCGGATTTCCGGAAATCATGGACGGACGTGTCAAAACATTGCATCCGGCAGTTCATAGTGGGTTGTTGGCTGTACGTGATAACGAAGAGCACACACGCCAGATGGAAGAACTCGGTCTTGGCTATATCGATCTGGTTGTTGTGAACCTGTATCCATTCCAAGAGACTATTGCGAAACCGGACGTGGCATACGAAGATGCCATCGAGAACATCGATATTGGTGGTCCAACGATGCTTCGCTCGGCAGCCAAAAACCATGCCTTTGTCAGTGTCGTTGTAGACGCATCTGATTACAGCCAAGTGCTGGAGGAAGTGCGCAACGATGGAGATACCACTCTCGAAACTCGCAAACGGCTTGCGGCAAAAGTGTTCCGTCATACGGCGGCTTACGATGCACTCATCTCCGACTACCTGTCCAACGTAAATGGCGATCCGTTGCCAGAGCGTCTGACGGTTACTTACGAAAAACTCCAGGATTTGCGTTACGGCGAAAATCCACACCAACAGGCGGCATTCTACCGCAAACCGTTGGCTGCTCAAGATACGTTGACAACAGCCGAGCAATTGCATGGCAAAGAGTTGTCTTACAATAACATCAACGATGCGAACGCAGCATTGCAGATTGTCAAAGAGTTTGAAGAACCGGCCGTTGTCGCGGTTAAACATATGAACCCATGCGGCGTAGGTATTGGTGTAAGTATCTATGAAGCTTACAGCAAAGCATATGCTGCAGATCCAACATCTATCTTTGGTGGCATTGTGGCAGCAAACCGCATAATCGATAGCGATACAGCAGGCAAATTGAGCGAGATTTTCCTGGAAATCGTACTTGCTCCTGACTTTACACAAGAAGCTCTCGATATCCTGACGAAGAAGAAAAACATTCGTTTGCTCAAAACGGGTGAGTTGAATGCTGCTCGTAAACGGGAGAGCCAATTCGTGGTAACGTCTATCGACGGAGGCATGATCGTGCAACAGTCCGATGTTCACTCCATTGAAGCGAGCGAGCTGAACGTGGTAACCGATCGTGCGCCATCGGAAGAAGAACTGAAACAGCTCTTGTTTGGCTGGAAAGTAGTTAAACACGTGAAATCAAATGCGATTGTACTTGCAGCAAATGACATGACGGTAGGTGTGGGCGCTGGACAGATGAATCGTGTGGGTGCAGCCAAAATTGCCATTGAGCAAGCTGGCGAGCAAGCAAAAGGTGCTATTCTGGCATCCGATGCGTTCTTCCCAATGGGTGATACGCTGGAACTGGCAGCAAAAGCCGGAATTACAGCAGTGATTCAACCGGGTGGATCGATCAAAGATGAAGAATCCATCAAAGTAGCCAATGAATACGGAATTGCTATGGTCTTCACAGGCGTTCGTCACTTCAAACACTAG
- the purM gene encoding phosphoribosylformylglycinamidine cyclo-ligase, whose translation MSEAYKKAGVDIAAGNEAVERMKKHVKRTFRPEVMTDLGGFGALFGLNKDKYDEPVLVSGTDGVGTKLKIAFAMDRHDTIGIDAVAMCVNDIVVQGAEPLFFLDYLACDKVIPEKIEAIVSGIAEGCHQSGCALIGGETAEMPGMYSEGEYDIAGFTVGIVDKSKIINGTTIAPGDTVIGLASSGVHSNGFSLVRRLLLEDAGLDLHDEVAELGGKLGDSLLEPTKIYVKPLLSLLEKVKVKGMAHITGGGFIENIPRMLPSNVNVDIDYGSWPILPIFNLLQEKGAVSNRDMFTTFNMGVGLVLVVNEADATEALQQLKASGEEAYIIGRVTEGDARVTFTGADV comes from the coding sequence TTGTCTGAAGCATATAAAAAGGCCGGCGTCGATATCGCGGCAGGTAATGAAGCGGTTGAACGGATGAAAAAACACGTGAAGCGTACCTTCCGTCCGGAAGTGATGACGGATCTGGGTGGATTCGGTGCCCTGTTCGGTTTGAACAAAGATAAATACGATGAGCCGGTGCTTGTATCCGGTACAGACGGCGTAGGCACCAAGCTGAAAATTGCATTTGCCATGGACCGTCACGATACCATCGGAATCGACGCGGTAGCGATGTGTGTGAATGACATTGTGGTACAGGGTGCAGAACCACTCTTCTTCCTTGACTATCTGGCATGTGACAAAGTCATTCCTGAGAAAATCGAAGCTATTGTTTCGGGCATCGCTGAAGGTTGTCATCAGTCTGGCTGTGCGCTGATCGGTGGCGAAACGGCGGAGATGCCGGGCATGTACAGTGAAGGCGAATACGATATTGCCGGATTCACGGTGGGCATCGTGGACAAATCGAAGATCATCAATGGTACAACCATCGCCCCTGGCGATACAGTGATTGGACTTGCGTCCAGCGGTGTGCATAGTAACGGATTCTCGCTGGTACGCAGACTTTTGTTGGAAGATGCGGGACTTGATCTGCATGATGAAGTAGCGGAACTTGGCGGTAAGCTGGGTGATTCCCTGCTGGAACCTACGAAGATTTATGTTAAACCTCTGTTATCTTTGCTGGAAAAGGTAAAAGTAAAAGGCATGGCTCACATTACAGGTGGCGGTTTCATCGAGAATATCCCACGTATGTTGCCGAGCAACGTGAATGTGGATATTGACTACGGCTCTTGGCCGATCCTGCCGATCTTCAACCTGTTACAGGAAAAGGGTGCTGTCTCGAACCGCGACATGTTCACCACATTTAACATGGGTGTGGGGCTTGTACTGGTCGTTAATGAAGCAGATGCAACGGAAGCGCTACAACAACTGAAAGCATCTGGTGAAGAAGCGTACATCATTGGCCGTGTTACTGAAGGAGATGCGCGAGTAACCTTCACGGGAGCGGATGTTTAA
- the purL gene encoding phosphoribosylformylglycinamidine synthase subunit PurL: MTQQLSAKEPTAEQVAEHKLYAQMGVSDSEYALICEFMGRKPNYTEIGVFSVMWSEHCAYKNSKPLLRRFPTTGPRVLMGPGEGAGIVDIGDNQAVVFKIESHNHPSAVEPYQGAATGVGGIIRDIFSMGARPVAILNSLRFGKLESDRVKYLFEHVVAGIAGYGNCIGIPTVGGEVMFDESYEGNPLVNAMCVGLIDHDKIQRGVAKGVGNPVYYVGPPTGRDGIHGATFASVELTEESESQRTAVQVGDPFMEKLVMESCLELIDTGIVLGIQDMGAAGLTCSSAEMASKAGNGLELYLDQVPQREEGMTPYEMMLSESQERMLFVVEPKDEAQAMEIFERWGVICAKVGKVTDDGRLKLIHHGEVVGDMPVTALVDECPVYDKPSSVPAYYEQSASIDTLRYDEVSDLGGALKQVLASPTVASKKWVYDQYDYMVRTSTAVRPGSDAAVVTIRGTRKGLAMTTDCNGRYVYLDPEVGGRIAVSEAARNIVCSGAEPLAITDNLNFGNPEKPDIFWQMEKAVDGMAEACRVLDTPVIGGNVSLYNENAKGSIYPTPVVGMVGLVHDTDHITTQSFKSEGDVIILLGETKAELGGSELQYAVHGQTEGRPPELNLQTEKALLSTVLEAIQSGLVRSAHDLSEGGLAVALAESCISGNVGAQVNVETALRADHALFSESQSRILLSATPEQAGKLEAFVRERGVPVAVIGRVEGSNLTIELNGTSAVSEPVGGLAQVWEDAIPCLMN, encoded by the coding sequence ATGACGCAGCAGTTATCCGCTAAGGAACCGACAGCAGAACAGGTCGCAGAACATAAACTTTACGCACAAATGGGCGTATCTGACAGCGAGTATGCGCTGATCTGTGAGTTCATGGGGCGCAAGCCAAACTACACGGAAATTGGTGTGTTCAGTGTAATGTGGTCCGAGCACTGTGCTTATAAAAACTCCAAGCCATTACTGCGCCGTTTCCCAACCACTGGACCACGTGTCCTGATGGGACCTGGTGAAGGTGCCGGTATCGTGGATATCGGTGATAACCAGGCCGTTGTATTCAAAATTGAAAGCCATAACCATCCTTCCGCGGTTGAGCCTTATCAAGGTGCGGCAACAGGTGTGGGCGGCATTATCCGTGATATTTTCTCCATGGGTGCAAGACCAGTAGCAATACTGAACTCCCTTCGTTTTGGCAAGTTGGAGAGTGATCGCGTTAAATATTTGTTCGAACATGTGGTAGCGGGTATTGCTGGATACGGTAACTGTATCGGTATTCCTACTGTTGGTGGCGAAGTGATGTTTGATGAGAGCTATGAAGGCAATCCGCTGGTTAACGCCATGTGTGTGGGTCTGATTGATCATGACAAGATTCAGCGCGGTGTAGCTAAAGGTGTAGGTAACCCGGTTTACTATGTGGGCCCGCCAACAGGCCGGGATGGTATTCATGGAGCAACCTTTGCATCGGTTGAACTGACGGAAGAATCCGAGTCCCAACGGACAGCGGTTCAGGTTGGCGATCCATTTATGGAGAAACTGGTAATGGAATCCTGTCTGGAATTGATCGACACGGGCATCGTGCTCGGAATTCAGGATATGGGTGCTGCGGGTCTGACATGTTCGAGTGCAGAGATGGCAAGTAAAGCGGGTAACGGTCTGGAATTGTATCTGGATCAGGTGCCACAGCGTGAAGAAGGCATGACGCCTTACGAGATGATGTTGTCTGAGTCCCAAGAACGTATGTTGTTCGTCGTTGAGCCGAAGGATGAGGCGCAGGCGATGGAAATCTTTGAACGTTGGGGCGTAATCTGTGCCAAAGTCGGTAAAGTAACGGATGACGGTCGTTTGAAATTGATCCACCACGGCGAAGTGGTCGGAGATATGCCTGTAACGGCTTTGGTTGACGAATGTCCAGTGTATGACAAACCATCTTCTGTACCTGCCTACTACGAGCAAAGTGCTTCCATCGACACGCTTCGTTACGACGAAGTGTCGGATCTCGGCGGAGCATTGAAACAAGTACTGGCTTCACCAACAGTAGCAAGTAAAAAGTGGGTGTATGACCAATACGACTACATGGTGCGTACAAGCACTGCCGTTCGTCCAGGTTCGGATGCAGCCGTAGTCACGATTCGTGGAACACGCAAAGGCCTCGCAATGACAACGGACTGTAATGGACGTTATGTGTATCTTGATCCTGAAGTTGGTGGACGGATTGCTGTAAGTGAAGCAGCGCGTAACATTGTATGTTCTGGTGCAGAGCCGCTGGCAATTACGGACAACCTGAACTTCGGTAACCCGGAGAAGCCGGATATTTTCTGGCAAATGGAGAAAGCGGTAGACGGTATGGCGGAAGCTTGCCGTGTGCTGGATACGCCGGTTATCGGTGGTAACGTAAGTCTGTATAACGAAAACGCCAAAGGCTCCATCTATCCAACGCCAGTTGTCGGTATGGTAGGTCTTGTTCATGATACGGATCATATCACGACACAATCATTCAAATCCGAAGGTGATGTTATCATCCTCCTCGGTGAAACGAAAGCTGAGCTGGGTGGCAGCGAGCTGCAATACGCGGTTCATGGTCAGACGGAAGGTCGTCCACCAGAACTGAACTTGCAAACGGAAAAAGCGCTGCTCAGCACGGTGCTGGAAGCGATCCAATCCGGACTCGTTCGCTCTGCACATGACTTGTCTGAAGGCGGCTTGGCTGTTGCACTCGCAGAGTCTTGTATCAGCGGTAACGTAGGAGCACAGGTGAATGTGGAGACTGCACTGCGTGCAGATCACGCCCTGTTCAGCGAGAGCCAATCCCGTATCTTGTTGTCGGCTACGCCTGAGCAAGCGGGTAAACTTGAAGCATTTGTACGTGAGCGCGGTGTGCCTGTAGCTGTGATTGGACGTGTAGAAGGAAGTAACCTGACGATTGAATTGAACGGAACATCAGCCGTGAGCGAACCTGTAGGAGGTTTAGCTCAGGTCTGGGAGGATGCGATTCCATGTCTCATGAACTGA
- the purB gene encoding adenylosuccinate lyase, whose translation MIERYSRPEMRAIWTEENKFQSWLEVEICACEAWAELGVIPKDEAALLRQNASFDIDRIYEIEQETRHDVIAFTRTVSESLGAERKWVHYGLTSTDVVDTALGYVLRQANEILEKDIVNFIEILREKALAYQHTPMMGRTHGVHAEPTTFGLKMALWHEEMKRNLERFRHAADNVQYGKISGAVGTYANIDPFVEEFVCEKLGTKPAPISTQTLQRDRHAEYMATLALIATSLDKFATEVRALQKSEFREVEEAFAKGQKGSSAMPHKRNPIGSENISGLSRVIRGHMVSAYENVTLWHERDISHSSVERIILPDATMLLNYMLNRFGNIVKNLTVFPENMKRNMERTYGVPFSGRIMTKLIDKGFSREQAYDTVQPRAMQAWEEQRQFQDIVKSTPEITEVLNEEEIADAFNPSWHLKHVDTIFKKLGLND comes from the coding sequence ATGATTGAACGTTATAGCAGACCCGAAATGAGAGCCATCTGGACGGAAGAGAACAAATTCCAATCATGGCTGGAAGTTGAAATTTGTGCATGTGAGGCGTGGGCTGAACTGGGTGTTATCCCTAAGGATGAAGCAGCACTGCTTCGTCAGAACGCATCTTTTGATATCGACCGCATCTATGAGATCGAACAAGAAACACGTCATGATGTTATCGCATTTACACGTACGGTATCTGAAAGTCTGGGTGCGGAGCGGAAATGGGTGCACTACGGACTGACTTCCACAGATGTCGTGGATACGGCCCTGGGATATGTACTGCGTCAAGCGAATGAGATTCTGGAAAAAGATATCGTGAATTTCATTGAAATTCTTCGTGAAAAAGCACTGGCATATCAGCACACACCAATGATGGGGCGTACGCACGGGGTACATGCAGAGCCAACAACATTTGGACTGAAAATGGCGTTGTGGCATGAAGAGATGAAACGGAACCTGGAGCGTTTCCGTCATGCAGCAGACAATGTACAATACGGCAAAATCTCAGGCGCAGTAGGAACGTACGCGAACATCGATCCGTTTGTCGAAGAGTTTGTCTGCGAGAAGTTGGGCACGAAACCTGCGCCGATCTCGACTCAAACATTGCAACGTGACCGTCATGCGGAATATATGGCTACACTGGCGTTGATCGCAACGTCTCTGGACAAGTTTGCTACAGAGGTACGTGCACTGCAGAAGAGTGAGTTCCGTGAAGTGGAAGAAGCTTTTGCTAAAGGTCAAAAAGGATCTTCTGCGATGCCGCACAAGCGTAACCCGATCGGTAGTGAAAACATCTCCGGTCTGTCCCGCGTCATTCGCGGACATATGGTATCGGCATACGAGAACGTAACGCTCTGGCACGAGCGCGACATCTCACATTCTTCCGTAGAACGTATCATTCTGCCAGATGCAACGATGCTGCTGAACTACATGCTGAACCGTTTTGGCAACATCGTGAAGAACCTGACGGTATTCCCTGAGAACATGAAACGCAACATGGAGCGTACCTACGGTGTACCATTCTCCGGTCGCATTATGACGAAGCTGATCGACAAAGGCTTCAGCCGCGAGCAAGCGTACGATACCGTTCAACCACGTGCGATGCAAGCATGGGAAGAGCAACGTCAGTTCCAGGATATCGTGAAATCCACACCGGAAATCACGGAAGTGCTGAACGAAGAAGAAATCGCAGATGCATTCAACCCGTCATGGCACCTGAAGCACGTTGACACGATCTTCAAAAAGCTCGGCTTGAACGATTAA